GCAACTCCATGGCTATCCTTGCTTGTAGCAGGATTGGTTGGTGGTCTCTTCTCTATCATCCACGCAGCAGCGACGGTTCATTTCCGTGCAGACCATGTTGTCAGCGGTACGGTATTGAACTTGATGGCGCCAGCCTTGGCTGTTTTCTTGGTGAAAGTTCTTTATAACAAAGGACAAACCGACAACCTAAGTCAAACTTTTGGACGCTTTGACTTCCCAGTCTTGGCAAATATCCCAGTGATTGGTGATATCTTCTTCAAGTCAACTAGTCTGCTTGGTTATATCGCGATTGCCTTCTCATTCCTTGCTTGGTTTATCCTCTTCAAGACCCGCTTTGGTCTGCGTCTCCGCTCTGTCGGTGAACACCCTCAAGCAGCGGACACTTTGGGAATCAATGTCTACAAGATGAGATATTTAGGGGTTATTATTTCAGGTTTCCTAGGTGGAATTGGCGGAGCGATTTATGCTCAATCCATCTCAGTTAACTTCTCAGTGACAACTATTGTTGGACCTGGATTTATCGCCCTTGCTGCGATGATTTTTGGGAAATGGAATCCAATCGGAGCCATGCTATCTAGTCTCTTCTTTGGACTTTCACAAAGTTTGGCTGTTATCGGATCTCAATTGCCGTTCCTGCAAGGAGTGCCTGCGGTTTACCTTCAAATCGCACCTTACGTTTTGACAATTCTTGTCTTGGCAGCCTTCTTTGGAAAAGCAGTTGCACCAAAAGCAGACGGT
This portion of the Streptococcus mitis B6 genome encodes:
- a CDS encoding ABC transporter permease → MSITTLLTLLVSSMLIYSAPLIFTSIGGVFSERGGVVNVGLEGIMVMGAFSGVVFNLEFAEQFGAATPWLSLLVAGLVGGLFSIIHAAATVHFRADHVVSGTVLNLMAPALAVFLVKVLYNKGQTDNLSQTFGRFDFPVLANIPVIGDIFFKSTSLLGYIAIAFSFLAWFILFKTRFGLRLRSVGEHPQAADTLGINVYKMRYLGVIISGFLGGIGGAIYAQSISVNFSVTTIVGPGFIALAAMIFGKWNPIGAMLSSLFFGLSQSLAVIGSQLPFLQGVPAVYLQIAPYVLTILVLAAFFGKAVAPKADGINYIKSK